Part of the Syntrophorhabdaceae bacterium genome is shown below.
TCGGGAGCTTGACAAGCAGGCTCATAAGATGATCATTGCTTATTTTCTGGGCAAGTTCGAGGAGGACCGGCCTGATTTCTCGTGGGCCGAGGTTATCGATGGGGGGCTCTTCGAATTCCTCCAGCGCCTTGTGCTCACCGACCTGAAGCCCCAGGTCTTCGACCGGATCAAGTTGGACCAGGCAAAATATGACGAGCTCAATGAGTGGGTCTTTACGAGCCTGGAACCGATCCTCTCGCCCCTCGGTCCCGACCTCAACTGGAAATTCCGCTCCTACTTCAAGGAACGGGACAATACCATCAACAAGCGGGTCTTGAGCGCCGCCCACTTTTACGCCACCCAGTGGGAATTCAACATCATCGAGCGGGCAAACCCGGAAGGGCATGAGATCCAGCACATCAAGCGCCTGCTCCGGGAGAAGCAGGAGGGATACTACGACCTCATCGGCATTCAGCAGCTTGCCCTGTGGGCGAAGTACCGGAACTTCATCGACCTCTGCGGACAGCTCCGGTTTCAGCTTCGGTGGGGGCATGTGAACATGGTGCCCCGGACCGCCGTGCTGGGCCATATGCTTGCGGTGGCGCTTTTCTCCTACCTTTTCTCCCGGGAGATCGGCGCCTGCCCCCGGCGGTGCGTGAACAATTACTTCACCGGGTTGTTCCACGACCTGCCGGAGGTGCTCACCCGGGACATCATCTCCCCGGTCAAGCGCTCCATCGGCGGGCTTGAAGAGCTGATAAAGGGCTACGAGAGGGAGCAGATGGAGCTCGAGGTCTATAACCTCATCCCCGATGCGTGGCATGAGGAGATGTCCATGTTCACCGACGACGAGTTCATAAGCCGGGTGACGCTGGAGGGACAGGTCCGGCAGATCGTTTCGGAGGAGATCTGCGCCCGTTACAACAAGGACGAATATAATCCCCGGGACGGGACGATCGTCAAGGCAGCGGACGACCTCGCCGCCTTCGTGGAGGTCTACACCTCCATGGAGAACGGGATTACCTCGAAATACCTGCAGGATGCAAAAAAACGGTTTCTCGAAGATT
Proteins encoded:
- a CDS encoding HD domain-containing protein, which produces MRKAFLLRVQEAASMQRWNDKIRPVELRELDKQAHKMIIAYFLGKFEEDRPDFSWAEVIDGGLFEFLQRLVLTDLKPQVFDRIKLDQAKYDELNEWVFTSLEPILSPLGPDLNWKFRSYFKERDNTINKRVLSAAHFYATQWEFNIIERANPEGHEIQHIKRLLREKQEGYYDLIGIQQLALWAKYRNFIDLCGQLRFQLRWGHVNMVPRTAVLGHMLAVALFSYLFSREIGACPRRCVNNYFTGLFHDLPEVLTRDIISPVKRSIGGLEELIKGYEREQMELEVYNLIPDAWHEEMSMFTDDEFISRVTLEGQVRQIVSEEICARYNKDEYNPRDGTIVKAADDLAAFVEVYTSMENGITSKYLQDAKKRFLEDYRDKTIAGIHFGELYADF